CGCCGCCGGTCGGCGGGGCCGTCAGGCCTCCACCAGGTTCTTTTCCCGGGCCGAGGCGATCATGGCCTTCTGCAGCTTCTCGAAGGCCCGGACCTCGATCTGGCGCACCCGCTCCCGGCTGACCCCGTACTGGGAGGCCAGGTCCTCGAGGGTGGTCGGGTCGTCCTTCAGTCGACGCTCGGTCAGGATGTGGCGCTCACGGTCCGTCAGCTCGGTCATGGCGGCCTCCAGGAGGCTCATCCTCTGGGTCCGCTCCTGGGACTCGGCGACCTGGGTCTCCTGGCTGACGGCGCCCGTATCCTCCAGCCAGTCCTGCCACTCGCTCTCGCCATCCACCCGCATGGGGGCGTTCAGCGAGGCGTCCGGGCCGGACAGCCTGCGGTTCATGGAGACGACCTCGGTTTGCTCCACGCCCAGCTTGGTGGCGATCAGCTCGACCTGGTCGGGATGGAGGTCGCCCTCCTGGAAGGCCGAGATGGCGCTCTTGGCCTTGCGCAGGTTGAAGAACAGCTTCTTCTGCGAGGCGGTGGTGCCCATCTTCACCAGGCTCCAGGACCGCAGGATGTATTCCTGGATCGAGGCGCGGATCCACCACATGGCGTAGGTGGCCAGGCGGAAACCCTTGTCGGGCTCGAACTTCTTGACGGCCTGCATCAGGCCCACATTGCCCTCGGAGATCACCTCGCCGATCGGCAGGCCGTAGCCGCGGTAGCCCATGGCGATCTTGGCCACGAGGCGCAGGTGGCTGGTGACCAGGCGGTGCGCCGCCTTCGGATCCTCGTGCTCACGCCAGCGCTTGGCCAGCATGAACTCCTCGTCCTTGGTCAGCATGGGGAACTTGCGAATCTCGGTCAGGTAGCGCGACAGACCGCCTTCGGGGGTCATCACGGCCAGAGCGTTCGCGGCCATCGGTCGGTTTCCTCCAGATGGGAGGACGGCAAAGACCAACCCCCCAGGTCGGATTTCACCTAGTGACCGAAAGCGGCGGCTTCAAGGCAAAGGCCGCAGGCGCCCGGTTACAATTCAGACAGGCGCGCCTCGACCCCGGCCATGTCCGGCGGCGGAGGCGCCTCGAACCTCAGCCTTTCGCCCGTGACCGGATGCAGGAAGCCCAGGACCGCCGCATGCAGGGCCTGGCGGGAAAGACCGGCGGCCTTCAGCGCCTCGCGCACCGCCGCGGCGGGTGCGCCCGAGCCATAGACCGGGTCACCCAGGCAGGGGCAGCCCAGCGAGGCCATGTGCACCCGGATCTGGTGGGTCCGCCCGGTCTCCAGCCGGCAGGCCACCCGCGCCGCCAGGGGCGCGCCCGGCGGGCCGAAGGTGCGTTCGGTCCGGTAGTGGGTCACGGCCTCGCGTCCGCCCGCCTTCAGGACCGCCATCTTCATCCGGTCATGGGTCGACCGTCCGATCCGGGTGCGGATCTCGCCGCCCGGCGGCCTCGGCGCGCCGCGCACCAGGGCGATGTAGCTGCGGTCGATGTCATGGGCGGCGAACAGGGCGGCCAGGCCCTGGTGGGCGGCGTCGGTCTTGGCCGCGACCATGACCCCGGAGGTCTCCTTGTCCAGCCGGTGGACGATCCCCGGCCGGGCCACCCCGCCGATCCCCGACAGGGAGGCGCCGCAGTGATGCAGAAGGGCGTTGACCAGGGTGCCGTCCGGCACGCCCGGCCCCGGGTGCACGGCCATGCCCGCGGCCTTGTTCAGGACGATCAGGTGGGCGTCCTCGAACAGGACGTCCAGCGGCAGGTCCTGGGGCTCGGGGAGGGCCGCCGCCGGCGGCGGGACCTCCACCCGGTAGATCCCGGGGGCCGCCCGGCCAGAAGCGTCCCGCACCACCGCCCCGTCCCGGGTCACGGCGTCGGTTTCCATCAGCGCCCGGAGGCGCGCCCGCGAAAGCTGCGGCAAGGCGTCGGCCAGGGCCCGGTCCAGCCGCCCGGCGACGCCGGCTGCAAGGATGGCCTCCAGGAACTCGCCGGCCGGGGCGGCCTCCTGGGAATCGTCCGGACCGTCATCCTCGAATCCGGCGGGGGGGTGGGCGGCGGGCATGGGCGCATGATCGCGGTTGCCGCGCCGCGCGCAAGGCCCCATCCCGGGGAAGGGCGGTCTGGACACAACGCTGTCATCGGGGTTCTTTAGGGGGGTCTGCAGGCCCGCGTCGGGACGACGCCGGTCGACAGGTCCGAATGGGGGAGTACAAGAACATGCGCGTGGATCGTCGCCGGGCCCTGGCCCTTTTCGGGGCGGGCACAGCCGCCGTCGCAGGCCCTTCGGCCGCCCAGGACCGCACGGTCCGCTTCGACCATGGGGTGGCCTCCGGCGATCCCACGGCGGACCGGGTCATCCTGTGGACCCGCATCACGCCCATGGACCCCTCAGGCGGCGCCATCACCTACGAGTGGAGCCTCAATCCCATCGACCGAAGGGCCGGCGGGGCCAAGTCGGGCCGGGGAACCACCTCCGCGGCCAGGGACTTCACGGTCAAGGTGGACGTGGGCGGCCTCGATCCCGGCCGGGCCTATACCTTCACCTTCACCTCCAATGGCGTCACCTCGCCCATGGGCCGCACGCGCACCCTGCCCGAGGGACCGGTGGAGGACGCCGTCCTGGCCATCGCCTCCTGCGCCCTCTATCCGGGCGGCTACTTCAACGCCTACCAGGCCATCGCCGACCTGCCCCGGGTGGACGCGGTCCTGCACCTGGGCGACTACATCTATGAGTACGGCGCCGACGGCTACGGCGCCGCGACGGGCAAGAAGCTGAACCGCCTGGTCAGGCCGGCCCACGAGATCTTCACCCTCTCGGACTACCGCAACCGCCACGCCCAGGTGAAGACCGACCCCCAACTCCAGGCCGCCCACGCCCGGGCCCCCTGGATCGTTGTCTGGGACGACCACGAGACCGCCAACAACAGCTGGGAAGGCGGCGCCGAGAACCACGAGAAGGACGAGGGCTCCTGGAACCGCCGGAAGGCGGCGGCCATCAAGGCCTATTACGAATGGATGCCGATCCGCGAGCCGGACGGCGGTGGCTTCTCCATCAACCGAGCCTTCGAGTTCGGCGACCTCGCCACCCTGTTCATGCTCGAGACCCGCCTCACGGCCCGCGACGAGCAGCTTGACTACGGCAAGGACCTCAATGGTCCGGACGGCAAGCCGGACGTCGCCCGGTTCCGCAAGCGGCTGGCCGATCCCGACCGCCGGATGATGGGTCCCTCCCAGGCCGACTGGCTTCGCCGGGGCCTCGCCAACTCCGTCCGGACCGGCCGCACCTGGCAGGTCCTGGGAAACGAGGTGGTCATGGCCCGGGTGAACGTGCCCGACCTTCGCGCCGCCCTGGGCCCGGACAAGTTCGCCGCCGCCACGGCAGACCTTGGCCCCGACGGCCTGCGACGCATCGACCGCATGGCCGGGATTGCGAAGCTGGGCCTGCCCTATGGCCTCGACATGTGGGACGGCTATCCCGCTGACCGCCAGCGCCTCTATGGCCTGATCAGCCGGGCGAAGGCCAACGCCGTGGTCGTCTCTGGCGACAGCCACGCCTTCTGGGCCAATGAACTCTACGACGCCCCGGAGGCCGGCAGGCGGGTGGCCGTGGAGTTCGGGACGACCGCAATCACCAGCCCCGGCGCCGGCGACGCCCTGCCGGGCGTGCCCGTGGGCCAGGTCATGGCCGACGCCAACCGCGAGGTGGTCTACTCCGACCAGGCCGCCAAGGGCTTCGTCCTCCTCACCCTCGGGCGGACCAGCGGCAAGGCCGAGATGATGGCCGTCTCCACCATCCTGGAGACCACCTTCACCACCAGCGTCCTGAAGACCTTCACCTTCACCCCCGGCGCCGAGGGGGTCTCCGGACTGAAGGAAGCCTAGCCACAAGCGCCCGGAGGCTCCTCCCAGGGGGGGGCTCCGGGCAGGGCCCGGTGAGGGGGATGCAGCCCTCAATCGATCATTTCGAGGACTTCGTTGACTGCTGCGATCACCGCCTCGGGTCGCTCAAGCTGGATCATGTGCCCGCAGCCGATCGTCTGCTGTACTGCCCGCCCGGAACGGGCTGTGATTTCGGAGTGCATCGCACTCAGCGCCGCTTGGTGGCGAGCGCCGGACTCCTGGGCGGAATCGAAAGATCTGGCTGCAGTCAGCAGTACCATCGGAAGTCTTCCCAGGCGCCGTCGCGCTTCATCCAACTCTGCGGTGCTCCGCGTCTCGAACGAGTCCATTTCTGAGCCCAATGCCCGAAAATAAACCCGTGCGGTTCGTTGCCTGTGGAGGCTCTCGCTCATGGCGGCGGATAGCGTTGGGTCGGGCAATCCCACGAACATCCTGTACGCGTCGGCGCCCGGGACGAGCTGACCAGCTGGGGCCATGGCCAGCGCCCTGGCGCGCGCCCGCTGACCCGCGCGGCGCGCGGACAACTTTTCCTCGGTAGTAAACCACCTCTCCAGCTGACGTTCGCAGGAGGAATCCACGAGGACGAGGCCTGCAACCTCCTCAGGGTGCAGGAAGGCGAAAAGCCAGGCCGCCATCCCTCCAATCGAGTGCCCGACCAAGACGTAGGGTGGGTCAATCTTCAGGCGACGTAAGGCCGCTCGGATATCTCTGACAGCCGCACCGGAGGTGCGCGGAAGGGGTCCAGGTTGACTGAACCCCGCCCCCGCATGGTCGAAGGAAACGCATTTGGCGCGTTTAGCGACCGCGGGTTGAACCCTTCGCCCGTCGAACGTTCCTCCACCAAGTCCCGAAAAAACACCACCGCTGGGGAGCCTCTGCCGAGCAGCATGAGATTCAGCCGCCGGCGAGAGTTGATCCGCACAAGTTGCTGAGGCGCGGCGTAGAGGTCTTGACCTTCAGGGGCGGGGCGAAGTGTCGGTCGCGTCATCAATGGCGGGCCATGGCTGCAACTCAGCTAGGGGTCGCAGATGGCCGCAACCACGGCAAGCGCACCTCACCTCTCCCCGGGCCGGGAAGGGGTGTCGGGAGTGACGGCGGGTTAAAGGGGGAACTGGGCGGCGCGCTTCAGGCCGCCAGTTCCGGAGTCCTGGATCGCCGCGGGACGGGATTGCGAGCGCCAACCGAGATCCTGACCCGGACATCGCGGTTCAGCCGCTCAAGGATGCGCATCAGCCGGTCCACCGTAAACCGGTCGAGCCGGGCCTGACGGATGCGCGAAAAGTCAGCCGCTGCAATGCCAGTACGCGCCGCGGCATCGCGAACGGTGAGCCGTTCCTTGTCGAGCGTCTTGACGACTTCCGAGGCCAGGAGGGCCCGGAGCTGGCGCAGGCTTGCATCGGGTGCGTCGAAGTCGGCAAAA
The sequence above is a segment of the Phenylobacterium parvum genome. Coding sequences within it:
- a CDS encoding helix-turn-helix domain-containing protein is translated as MNELVHDIELVRGSGNVFADFDAPDASLRQLRALLASEVVKTLDKERLTVRDAAARTGIAAADFSRIRQARLDRFTVDRLMRILERLNRDVRVRISVGARNPVPRRSRTPELAA
- the rpoH gene encoding RNA polymerase sigma factor RpoH, with the translated sequence MAANALAVMTPEGGLSRYLTEIRKFPMLTKDEEFMLAKRWREHEDPKAAHRLVTSHLRLVAKIAMGYRGYGLPIGEVISEGNVGLMQAVKKFEPDKGFRLATYAMWWIRASIQEYILRSWSLVKMGTTASQKKLFFNLRKAKSAISAFQEGDLHPDQVELIATKLGVEQTEVVSMNRRLSGPDASLNAPMRVDGESEWQDWLEDTGAVSQETQVAESQERTQRMSLLEAAMTELTDRERHILTERRLKDDPTTLEDLASQYGVSRERVRQIEVRAFEKLQKAMIASAREKNLVEA
- a CDS encoding RluA family pseudouridine synthase; protein product: MPAAHPPAGFEDDGPDDSQEAAPAGEFLEAILAAGVAGRLDRALADALPQLSRARLRALMETDAVTRDGAVVRDASGRAAPGIYRVEVPPPAAALPEPQDLPLDVLFEDAHLIVLNKAAGMAVHPGPGVPDGTLVNALLHHCGASLSGIGGVARPGIVHRLDKETSGVMVAAKTDAAHQGLAALFAAHDIDRSYIALVRGAPRPPGGEIRTRIGRSTHDRMKMAVLKAGGREAVTHYRTERTFGPPGAPLAARVACRLETGRTHQIRVHMASLGCPCLGDPVYGSGAPAAAVREALKAAGLSRQALHAAVLGFLHPVTGERLRFEAPPPPDMAGVEARLSEL
- a CDS encoding alkaline phosphatase D family protein; protein product: MRVDRRRALALFGAGTAAVAGPSAAQDRTVRFDHGVASGDPTADRVILWTRITPMDPSGGAITYEWSLNPIDRRAGGAKSGRGTTSAARDFTVKVDVGGLDPGRAYTFTFTSNGVTSPMGRTRTLPEGPVEDAVLAIASCALYPGGYFNAYQAIADLPRVDAVLHLGDYIYEYGADGYGAATGKKLNRLVRPAHEIFTLSDYRNRHAQVKTDPQLQAAHARAPWIVVWDDHETANNSWEGGAENHEKDEGSWNRRKAAAIKAYYEWMPIREPDGGGFSINRAFEFGDLATLFMLETRLTARDEQLDYGKDLNGPDGKPDVARFRKRLADPDRRMMGPSQADWLRRGLANSVRTGRTWQVLGNEVVMARVNVPDLRAALGPDKFAAATADLGPDGLRRIDRMAGIAKLGLPYGLDMWDGYPADRQRLYGLISRAKANAVVVSGDSHAFWANELYDAPEAGRRVAVEFGTTAITSPGAGDALPGVPVGQVMADANREVVYSDQAAKGFVLLTLGRTSGKAEMMAVSTILETTFTTSVLKTFTFTPGAEGVSGLKEA